A segment of the Eubalaena glacialis isolate mEubGla1 chromosome 14, mEubGla1.1.hap2.+ XY, whole genome shotgun sequence genome:
ttctcatttgtaaaatgggtttgATATCTACCTCACAGAACTGACAAAAGGACAAGATAGTGTGGCATTTGCTAAAGCACTTTAAAAACTGTTAAGCATTTTATAGTTGCTACTTatgatcattattattgttaacaGAAAAATTTGAAGATACTTTATAGAAAGCTGAGACTATTCTGACCATGttacaaatattatttctaaatatttacattACCATATAGTCAGATTGATCAccatacatatattttacttgCTTATTGATTGATTGTACCTCCTACTACAATGGAAGATTCATGAAGGCAGTGATTTTTTACTGTTTTGCCCACTGCTCTATTTCAGAGCCTAGAACAGATTAAGGCATACATATTTCTTGAATAATTGAAcgaatgaattattttattcagcAGTAAGTGTGTTGGTGCTCAAAAAGTATTCATTCATGGTAATTACAGTTTAAACATGTAAGTCTTTAGGTTTCCCCAGTGCAAAATTAATATGTGTAAATCACCAAATGGAACATTTCTAATATGAGGAGACTTCCCAGACTAGTTCAAGGTTAAAAGGAAGTCAGGTTTaagaatattagaaatgaaaaaagttattCAAGTTTTCAAAATGtgtcctgattttaaaattttagagtactattattataataaaagatgggctttctttttttttcttaatttttattgtggtaaaatatacataacttaGCATTTataatctgaattatttttttagttattataaaatattggctatattccccatgttctacaatatatccttagcttattttatacataatagtttgtatgtATATGGGTATTGTGTTAATATAACCAAGGAAATAGTTAAAGTACCATTCTCTCTTTTCTAAATAAAACAGGTAGTGACAGACAACACTATTGCTCATTCATATCTCATTTCAAGTATAgccacatgacttgctttggcaaATGAAATGTGAGTGGAGGAAACCTTGTGTCATTTCTGGGCAGAAGTATTTAGTTGCTGGTACTTAACCCTCCATTACATTCTTTCCTTGCAATGGATATTGTGGGAGTACCCATTGACATGAAGGTACCATAGTATTAAAGTATTCTGGAATGTTGAGCTGACACTTGGAAGACAGCTTCCCCAGAGAGTCTCTTGGAACCACAGTTGACTTTGTATAAGCAACAAATTAGTTTTTGTTGATTTGGAAAGTGCATATTATACTGAGATTTGGGAACGAGGTGTTATCGAAACACAGTCTATGGTGTTATCATAACGGTCTATAGTGACTAATGTATGTTGACAAGATTTTCCCCTAAATTTTGAATGGAAAGTTAAAATAACTATTTATATCTCAAAATTTTTCTAATGAAGTATTATTTCTATGGGAGACAAAGCCATATATACCCACATGGTTTTAAAAATGGAGAGTAGAATGTTACAGACAGGAAACCAAGGAGTTTAAGGTTCCTTTAAATCAACCTTGATTCTAATGTGAGGATAAACTTCAGCAAAGTTGCTTCTGAGATATTTGGGAATAATCCTTTTGAGTTACCATCATTATTGcctaaagttttttctttttctagattctttctTTCCACAGAGATATGTGTCTTCTCCAATAATCTCTCCagatttagactttttttttacttgttaatTTTTCTTGGTCAGTGATACACTGGGATCTCCTGGGTGATGCTTCCCGCCCCCCACCAAAAGGTAAGAATTTGAAATTGCTAGTCAGGTATTTATAGTGAAACTCTGAATCCTTGTCTTTCACATGTTTGGAATACTTACTGCCACTTTACTAAAGTATCTTGCTAAAGTTATGTGTGGCTTTCCTTtttgaaggaaaattttaaaactaagtgGGAATGGAATGGGGTAGGGGAGGTGACTCATGCATCAAATGAAGATTTATTCGAGTACTGTTATCTGTGATAAAGGAAGCAGTTAAGAGTCACAATTTCAGAATAACATTGAAAGAATTTAAACAGGCATTTCTCAGTActgccattgttttctttggtATTTCATTAACACTGTGGGTGGGGAGGTGCTGGGGGCTCTGGCACAAAATGAGTGAAAGGGAAACAACTTTTATTTCTAGTGGGTATCCAGCATTACCTAATAAGGGCAGCCACATACATGTTGATGctgttcaattcaacaaatattttttgagtacctTTTAAATGCCTGCTACGTACAAGCAGTGAACAAAGAACCCTGCCTTTCGAGAGTTTACCTGGCTGTGTTGATCAACCTTGTGAGAAAAATGTTAAATCATTTGccttcctcaatttttttcatatagatCAAATATAAACTTTTGGTCAAACATTCAAACTGATGGCGAAAGCCTAAAAGGAAGAATCATCTTCACTTTGCGGAGAcgattttgtttagttttattttaaaatattcatgaaaaatacatacaaaaatataaatccaTCATGTCTACTGATTTGAGACATAAGCATGATCCTAGCTGTTTgactattatcatcattattattatttattttttgaaaaaatttttattcaggTATTGAGGGTCAGAGCTTTAGGAGAAAAGCCTTAGGGCTTTTTTTTAACAACGGAGAAGGCCCCTCTCCGCTCTGAAGGCTTAGAGTGCCGCTTTGGGCACTTACAGAGCACGCAGAAAGTCAGTTTCTCCAGGCTGTTTTCTAAAGAGCATTTCTATTCGTGGTCCTGGTGATGACACCATCTTTTCTCCTCAACAGTGGCGGTTCCAGAATTTCTACATAGCTTCGGGGATTGCGAGGGTAGGCAAGCTGGTTGAGAATCGGCTCTAGCACTTGCCAAGTCTCGAGGAAACGTCCCGTGTCCATCTCACGGTACATGGGTAGGGGGAGAACTCAAGCCCTCAGGCCATCGCGGGGCCTCCACCGCACCCGGGACGTCCCCACTTCCTAGGAGTGGCTCGGGAAGGGCACCCGAATCAGGCTAAAGTGAGCCGGCTTCACGGCGAGAGAGGCAAGAGCTGGACGAACCACTTGTAGGGTCTATCACCAGCTACCCCGAGGGAAAGGGTGAAAAATCACTCATAAAGGAGGAAGAGCTTGACTTCGCCGAGGAACAACCGCCTTCCCTCCATCGCCCAGGTTTCCCACGGAGAGGTCACCACCGGTCTTCATCAGGCTGGGCAGAACCTATAAGGCATCACCACCTAGAACTAAAACTAAACAACCAAACGACTCTCCAAAGCCTCCCTCAACACGCTCTCTCCATTGCGTTCTAAACGCAAACATCGAGGGCAAAAAGAGGCTGCACGAGTCACGTAGAAAATTAGGCTGCCCTTTTCCATGGCGATAATCGAATTAGCCTCAAATTAAACATGAAATTGGCCCTTGCCGGCTGTGGGGACAAAGCCCCCATTGTCCCTTGGCTCGGACAGCGCGGCGGCGGTGCCCACCCTGCCCAGGCCAGCCCCGGCCAGTCCCCGCGGCAGGGGACAAGGTCGGCGCTGGGCCAGGGCAGAGGCTCCGCGGGGAAAGCGTGGACGTGCCCGAGGTTCGGGTCGCGCGCGGAGCAGGCGCCGGGTGGGCGGCTGCGGGTCTCTCGGCGAGCGCGGAGGGCCGGCGGCAGAGGGAAACAGAGGAGGGAGGAGCGCAGCAGAGGGGTGGAGGGTGTGCGGGAGAGagcgtgtgcgcgcgcgcgcgtgtgcgcGCACCCGGGGCCAGCCCGCGTCCGCGCgctccctctccccgcccctcgccccctccctgcagctccctcccctcctccccccgccccgcgctCCCGCCCAACCCCCGGAATCAGTGCAGCTGTTGCCGAGCAGGCTGCGGATTCCTCCAGTCCCTCCCTCGGCCGCCTCTCCGTCCGGAGCGAGCGCGCAGCCCCGCGCAACAGCGCCCACCGGTCCCGTCCTGTGAGCCCCGGCCCCAGCCGCGGACAGCCCCGCGGAGTCGCCTCCCGGCCCACCCGCCCGGCCGCCGAGGAGCGGGAGGAGGACGGGACCCCGGCGCCCCCACCCCCCTATCCGCGGGAGGTAGGTAGGGGGCCTGAGGCAGGAAGATGCCAACTCACTGGGGCTGTCTCCCGGGCTGGCTCCTGGGCGGCGGGAGGAGGGGCGCGGGCCCAGGCCGGGAGAACGCGGCTGTCCCGCCGTTGCCCTGCGCCCGGggagcggggtgggggcggggaagcTGTAGAGCCCGGGCGGGGGCGGCGCGGGGAGCCGGGTCTCCAGTGGCGTCTGAGTACGCGGgcggtgcggggggggggggcggggggcggcgggcTCCGCAGTGAGGCGGTCGCAGAGCAGCCGTGCGCACCGCGGCCGCCTAGCCTCATCCCTGGACGCATTGGGGCCGATTCCTTCCCCGCCTCCGCCGCCTCCTCCCTCCAGCCGGGCGCAGCGGCCCCCGGCGCGGGGGTGGTTGCTAAGTGGGCAGACGGGAGGGTGTATTTTCGGGTGCCCTCTCTCTAGCCCCGGCTGGTGGCGAGTGGGGGCGGTGTTGACAGGGCCGGGTTTTGCGCGTAACGGTACGGGGGATGCGGCCAGGCGTGGTCCCGGCTGCGCCGAGCTGCAGCTGAAACGGAGGCGGCGGCCCggcgcccccacccccgcccatccTCGCGCCcgcccccagccctccctgccGTCCCCGCTCTCCCAGGGCTGGGCGGGAGCCGCCTCGGGTCGCGGAGCCGCCG
Coding sequences within it:
- the LOC133074680 gene encoding uncharacterized protein LOC133074680, producing the protein MRPGMRLGGRGAHGCSATASLRSPPPPAPPPRTARVLRRHWRPGSPRRPRPGSTASPPPPRSPGAGQRRDSRVLPAWARAPPPAAQEPARETAPVLPSLMKTGGDLSVGNLGDGGKAVVPRRSQALPPL